The following are encoded in a window of Brevibacillus ruminantium genomic DNA:
- a CDS encoding dihydrolipoamide acetyltransferase family protein: MSRFTFRLPELGEGIHEGEIVKWHVKPGDTVEEDQVIMEVQNDKAVVEVPSPVKGKVLELKVTEGTVSVVGDPLIEFDVEGEIPNLPDHGHGDSAAPAPAAEEKMEPGCDIGSQVSANANQALDTPLAQTATATAAAPIERKHVLATPSVRKYAREKGVQLVNVPGTGKLGRITREDIDRFLAGGAVAAPAAQTAAPAAVAPVAAEAQEANNVAQAAATPTVHYAAQAGEVEERVPLKGIRKAIAKAMVKSAYTAPHVTIFDEVDVTELVAMRKEAKPLAEERGVKLTYLPFIVKAVVAGLKKFPELNASIDDEKQEIVYKKYYNIGIATSTDQGLVVPVVKAAERKSIFEIAGEITELAGKARDRKATADELKGSTFSITNIGSAGGMLFTPIINYPDAAILGVGRISEKPVVKNGEIVVGQVLHLSLSFDHRLIDGEPGQRFINYVKQLLENPTLLVMEG; this comes from the coding sequence GTGAGTCGTTTTACATTCAGACTCCCGGAGCTTGGCGAGGGCATCCATGAAGGCGAAATCGTCAAATGGCATGTAAAGCCGGGGGATACCGTAGAAGAAGACCAAGTCATCATGGAAGTGCAAAATGACAAGGCTGTTGTGGAAGTTCCGTCTCCAGTAAAAGGGAAAGTGCTGGAACTGAAAGTAACAGAAGGCACCGTATCGGTCGTGGGCGATCCGCTCATCGAATTCGATGTAGAAGGTGAAATCCCGAACCTGCCTGACCATGGTCATGGTGATAGTGCGGCTCCTGCTCCCGCTGCAGAAGAAAAAATGGAACCAGGCTGCGATATCGGCTCCCAGGTGAGTGCCAATGCCAACCAAGCTTTGGACACACCACTGGCACAGACAGCAACCGCAACAGCAGCAGCGCCGATTGAGCGCAAGCATGTACTGGCTACCCCTTCCGTTCGTAAATACGCTCGCGAAAAAGGCGTACAGCTGGTAAATGTACCAGGTACAGGAAAACTGGGCCGGATCACTCGCGAAGATATCGACCGCTTCCTGGCTGGTGGCGCAGTAGCGGCTCCAGCAGCACAAACAGCGGCCCCAGCAGCGGTAGCACCTGTCGCTGCCGAAGCTCAAGAGGCTAACAACGTAGCGCAGGCAGCAGCTACGCCGACTGTTCACTACGCGGCGCAAGCAGGCGAAGTGGAAGAGCGCGTACCGCTCAAGGGCATCCGCAAAGCGATTGCCAAAGCGATGGTAAAATCTGCTTATACAGCTCCGCACGTAACGATCTTTGACGAGGTGGACGTAACCGAGCTGGTTGCTATGCGCAAAGAAGCTAAACCGCTGGCGGAAGAGCGCGGCGTGAAGCTGACCTATCTGCCGTTTATCGTGAAGGCCGTCGTTGCCGGACTGAAGAAATTCCCAGAGCTGAACGCTTCCATCGACGACGAAAAACAAGAAATTGTTTACAAAAAATACTATAACATCGGAATCGCAACCTCTACGGATCAAGGTCTCGTGGTGCCAGTAGTGAAGGCTGCTGAGCGCAAGTCGATTTTCGAAATCGCTGGCGAAATCACAGAGCTTGCCGGAAAAGCACGCGATCGCAAAGCAACCGCAGATGAGCTGAAAGGCTCTACCTTCAGCATCACCAATATCGGTTCGGCAGGCGGAATGCTCTTTACGCCGATCATCAACTATCCTGACGCTGCCATCCTCGGTGTAGGTCGCATCAGTGAAAAACCAGTGGTGAAAAATGGTGAGATCGTGGTAGGCCAAGTGCTGCATCTTTCGCTCAGCTTTGACCATCGACTGATTGACGGCGAGCCGGGACAGCGATTCATCAACTACGTGAAGCAGCTTCTGGAAAACCCGACGCTGCTCGTCATGGAGGGATAA
- the tnpA gene encoding IS200/IS605 family transposase: MDKSSLAHTKWNCKYHIVFAPKYRRQVIYGKLRREIGKILRELCERKGVEIIEAEACVDHIHMLVSIPPKLSVSEFMGYLKGKSSLMIFDKFANMKYRYGNRQFWCRGYYVDTVGRNKKVIEEYIRNQLVEDKNYEQLTMKELIDPFTGESVKKGR, translated from the coding sequence ATGGACAAGAGCAGTCTAGCACATACCAAATGGAACTGTAAATATCATATCGTATTTGCTCCGAAATACCGAAGACAAGTGATATATGGGAAATTGAGGAGAGAGATAGGGAAAATTTTACGGGAGTTATGCGAACGAAAAGGAGTGGAGATCATTGAAGCGGAAGCTTGCGTGGATCATATTCACATGTTAGTGAGTATTCCGCCTAAGTTAAGCGTGTCCGAGTTCATGGGTTACTTAAAAGGAAAAAGTTCATTGATGATCTTTGATAAGTTTGCAAATATGAAATACCGATATGGAAATCGTCAATTTTGGTGCAGAGGGTACTACGTAGATACAGTAGGAAGAAACAAAAAGGTAATTGAGGAATATATTCGGAACCAATTAGTGGAGGACAAGAACTATGAACAATTAACGATGAAAGAGCTGATCGACCCGTTTACGGGTGAGTCGGTGAAAAAGGGCAGGTAA
- a CDS encoding aspartyl-phosphate phosphatase Spo0E family protein, giving the protein MEITQKMIDDVRQQLEQAVKNSGYNFLDPEIVKISQHLDKLIVAHMTQDAKRP; this is encoded by the coding sequence ATGGAAATTACGCAAAAGATGATTGATGATGTGCGTCAGCAGTTAGAACAGGCTGTCAAGAATTCAGGTTACAATTTTCTCGACCCGGAAATCGTCAAGATTAGTCAACATCTGGATAAACTCATTGTTGCCCATATGACACAAGATGCAAAACGCCCATAG
- a CDS encoding alpha/beta hydrolase, translated as MSEYVKRTIMKEEIPSQYLDAPRSVKVYLPPGYNELLSYPVVYCQDGNDFFTMGRIATIANQLILDEGVPPFLVVGVSVDRNKRTSEYSPVGSRNEGYKRFFIEELLPYIEEKYPVRKSPEARVLAGDSLGGTASLHIAMDQPSLFPNLISLSGAFFQPTLDHLDKSEDLSWLTAWLVVGLDETAVETHIGTFDFVDWNRKTKDLLEQKGCRLSYREKPGDHVWGLWQKELPDALRFFFPPTEW; from the coding sequence GTGTCAGAATATGTAAAGAGAACGATTATGAAGGAAGAAATACCCAGTCAATACCTTGATGCTCCCCGCTCTGTAAAGGTATACCTGCCGCCTGGATACAACGAGCTCTTGTCCTACCCTGTCGTCTATTGTCAGGATGGAAACGATTTTTTCACAATGGGCCGGATCGCCACGATTGCCAACCAGCTGATTTTGGATGAAGGCGTCCCTCCCTTCCTCGTGGTGGGCGTGTCCGTGGACAGAAATAAACGGACAAGCGAATATTCCCCGGTCGGCTCGCGGAACGAGGGATACAAACGTTTTTTTATAGAAGAATTATTGCCCTACATTGAGGAGAAATATCCAGTTCGCAAAAGTCCGGAGGCCAGGGTATTGGCCGGTGACTCCCTGGGTGGAACTGCTTCTTTGCACATCGCCATGGATCAGCCTTCCCTCTTTCCCAATCTGATCTCGCTGTCCGGTGCGTTTTTCCAGCCCACGCTGGATCATCTGGACAAATCTGAAGATTTGTCCTGGCTTACAGCTTGGCTGGTCGTCGGCCTGGATGAAACAGCGGTGGAAACGCATATAGGCACCTTTGACTTCGTCGACTGGAACCGGAAGACAAAAGACCTGCTGGAACAAAAAGGCTGCCGGCTCTCTTATCGGGAGAAGCCTGGCGATCATGTCTGGGGTCTGTGGCAAAAAGAGCTGCCAGATGCGTTGCGCTTTTTCTTTCCCCCAACGGAATGGTAA
- the lpdA gene encoding dihydrolipoyl dehydrogenase, producing MVVGEFTTEVDVLVIGAGPGGYVAAIRAAQMGKTVAVVEKGNVGGVCLNVGCIPSKALVHAAHTYEQSQHTADMGITMENVKVDFAKVQEWKNGIVNQLTGGVGKLFKGNKIQVIPGEALFVNENEVRVFHGYDVNRYRFNHCIIATGSRPIELPAFPYGKRVLSSTEALSLTEIPKSLVVIGGGYIGVELGTVFAKFGTKVTILEGSDQILPGFEAEMTRLVERKLKKLNVEINTKALAQGMEEREDGVVVTAEVKGEQKQVEAEYVLVTVGRRPNTDELGLADIGMKLTERGYVVVDKQGQTSIPNVYAIGDIVAGPALAHKASYEGKVAAEAIAGHPAEVDYKAIPAVVFCDPEIASVGISEREAKEQGIDYIAGRFPFAANGRALSVNAREGFVKVIAEKETNLVLGAQIVGPEASNIIAEIGLAIEMGATLEDIELTIHAHPTLGEVTMEAAELALGRPIHVMK from the coding sequence ATGGTAGTAGGTGAATTTACTACAGAAGTAGACGTTCTCGTCATCGGAGCGGGTCCTGGCGGATACGTGGCAGCCATTCGTGCTGCCCAAATGGGCAAAACCGTTGCCGTCGTGGAAAAAGGCAATGTAGGTGGCGTATGTCTCAATGTAGGATGCATTCCGTCCAAAGCGTTGGTTCATGCGGCTCATACCTATGAACAAAGCCAGCATACCGCGGACATGGGGATTACCATGGAAAACGTCAAAGTGGACTTTGCCAAGGTTCAGGAATGGAAAAATGGCATTGTGAACCAGTTGACGGGTGGGGTTGGCAAGCTGTTCAAAGGGAACAAAATCCAAGTTATCCCTGGTGAGGCCCTGTTCGTAAATGAAAACGAGGTACGCGTGTTTCACGGATACGATGTAAACCGCTATCGTTTTAATCACTGCATCATCGCAACCGGTTCCCGTCCGATTGAGTTGCCTGCTTTCCCTTACGGCAAGCGTGTGCTCTCGTCCACAGAAGCGCTGTCTTTGACAGAGATTCCAAAGAGTCTGGTAGTCATCGGCGGCGGATACATCGGCGTAGAGCTGGGTACCGTTTTCGCGAAGTTCGGCACCAAAGTAACCATCCTGGAAGGTTCTGACCAGATTCTCCCTGGCTTTGAGGCAGAAATGACGCGTCTCGTCGAGCGCAAGTTGAAAAAGCTGAACGTCGAGATCAACACCAAGGCACTGGCTCAAGGCATGGAAGAAAGAGAAGACGGCGTCGTGGTTACTGCTGAAGTGAAAGGCGAGCAGAAACAGGTAGAAGCAGAATATGTGCTGGTTACCGTGGGCCGTCGTCCCAACACAGACGAGCTTGGTCTTGCTGATATCGGCATGAAACTGACAGAGCGCGGGTACGTGGTGGTCGACAAGCAAGGCCAGACCAGCATTCCCAATGTTTACGCCATCGGTGACATCGTCGCTGGTCCAGCTCTCGCTCACAAAGCTTCCTACGAAGGAAAGGTTGCTGCCGAAGCAATCGCCGGGCATCCTGCTGAAGTGGATTACAAGGCAATCCCGGCCGTGGTCTTCTGCGATCCTGAGATTGCCAGCGTAGGTATCAGCGAACGCGAAGCGAAGGAGCAAGGTATTGATTATATAGCGGGACGCTTCCCGTTTGCAGCCAATGGCCGTGCCCTTTCGGTAAACGCCCGAGAAGGCTTTGTCAAAGTGATTGCTGAAAAGGAAACCAATCTGGTACTGGGCGCGCAAATCGTCGGTCCGGAAGCCTCCAACATTATTGCCGAGATCGGCCTGGCCATTGAAATGGGCGCAACACTCGAAGATATCGAGCTGACCATTCATGCGCATCCGACTTTGGGTGAAGTAACGATGGAAGCAGCCGAGCTTGCCCTCGGACGTCCCATCCATGTGATGAAATAA
- a CDS encoding HEPN domain-containing protein, whose translation MPILIAPIFNTTTTQAINIELRKPFHLVSGVEKPYNVASRYLRNQMDESRHLFDRKVDKTSLFLMADYPEMMINEEKDWIEEIENKLNLASTSGICSIPYVITAHPPVFGITYLKRSYDGPKYLFGEEEQRIFMALMEEGRTLPSLALRRYSLSLEKKRLEDQLLDLWISLESLFAPDGKKGEITYKLRFRMAYYFGETPEKREQIADFVRQSYNHRSEIVHSGKELGKALSNEVMLLRQMARAVILNTAMEKISLNELRKRLDEQILVGTSYVLRYKPTFFENISFDVG comes from the coding sequence ATGCCTATATTGATTGCTCCAATCTTTAACACCACGACGACCCAAGCAATCAACATTGAACTTCGAAAACCGTTTCATCTTGTTTCGGGCGTGGAAAAACCTTATAATGTTGCCTCTCGCTATCTTCGCAACCAGATGGATGAGAGCCGGCATTTGTTTGACCGCAAAGTAGACAAAACCAGTCTCTTTCTCATGGCTGATTATCCTGAAATGATGATCAATGAAGAAAAAGACTGGATTGAAGAAATTGAGAACAAGCTTAATCTGGCTTCGACCAGTGGCATTTGCTCCATTCCTTACGTCATCACCGCGCATCCGCCCGTTTTCGGGATCACCTACCTAAAACGGTCATACGATGGCCCAAAGTACCTGTTTGGTGAGGAGGAACAAAGGATTTTCATGGCATTGATGGAGGAAGGGCGGACGCTCCCTTCACTGGCTCTGCGCCGTTACTCCCTGTCACTGGAGAAGAAGAGATTGGAAGACCAATTACTCGATTTGTGGATCTCTCTGGAGTCGCTGTTTGCACCTGACGGGAAAAAAGGAGAGATTACCTACAAGCTCCGTTTTCGCATGGCTTACTACTTTGGCGAAACGCCAGAGAAACGGGAACAGATCGCCGATTTCGTCAGACAGTCTTACAACCACCGCTCGGAAATTGTACACAGCGGCAAGGAACTGGGTAAAGCTCTTTCCAATGAGGTCATGCTGTTGAGACAAATGGCCCGTGCTGTCATTTTGAATACGGCGATGGAAAAAATATCACTAAACGAATTGCGCAAGCGCTTGGATGAGCAGATATTGGTCGGTACAAGCTATGTGCTTCGCTATAAACCCACTTTTTTTGAGAACATCAGCTTCGACGTAGGATAG
- a CDS encoding alpha-ketoacid dehydrogenase subunit beta, with the protein MAQMTMVQAITDAMRVEMKRDETVLVFGEDVGKNGGVFRATEGLQAEFGEQRVFDTPLAESGIGGLAVGLSINGFRPVAEIQFFGFVFETFDAIASQASRMRYRSGGRYTSPVTFRSPFGGGVKTPELHADSLEGLILQTPGVKVVIPSNPYDAKGLLISAIRDNDPVVFLEHMKLYRSFRQEVPEGEYSIPLGKANVVKEGSDVTIITYGAMVHTSLKAAEELEKARGAKVEVIDLRTINPIDIETIVESVKKTNRAIVVQEAQKTSGVAAEIIAQINERAILHLEAPVLRVTAPDTVYPFAQAEDIWLPDVKRVVDGLTRVLDF; encoded by the coding sequence ATGGCACAAATGACAATGGTTCAAGCCATTACGGATGCAATGCGCGTTGAAATGAAACGCGACGAAACCGTTCTCGTCTTCGGGGAAGACGTGGGTAAAAACGGCGGGGTTTTCCGTGCGACGGAAGGTTTGCAAGCCGAATTCGGTGAGCAGCGCGTATTCGATACGCCGCTCGCCGAGTCTGGAATCGGCGGTCTGGCTGTGGGCCTCTCCATTAACGGGTTCCGTCCAGTAGCTGAAATTCAATTCTTTGGTTTTGTATTTGAAACATTTGATGCCATTGCTTCTCAGGCATCCCGCATGCGCTATCGTTCCGGTGGCCGCTATACCAGTCCGGTTACATTCCGCTCTCCTTTTGGCGGCGGGGTAAAAACGCCTGAGCTGCACGCGGATTCTCTGGAAGGCTTGATTCTCCAAACACCCGGTGTGAAGGTTGTCATTCCTTCTAACCCATACGATGCAAAAGGACTCCTGATCTCCGCGATCCGCGACAACGATCCGGTTGTATTCCTGGAGCATATGAAGCTTTACCGCTCTTTCCGTCAAGAAGTTCCGGAAGGCGAGTACTCCATCCCGCTCGGCAAGGCAAACGTAGTGAAAGAGGGTAGCGACGTTACCATCATCACCTACGGCGCGATGGTTCATACCAGCCTGAAAGCGGCGGAAGAGCTGGAAAAAGCACGTGGTGCGAAAGTAGAAGTCATTGACCTGCGCACGATCAATCCGATCGACATCGAGACAATCGTCGAGTCTGTGAAGAAAACCAACCGCGCCATCGTGGTACAGGAAGCACAAAAAACTTCTGGCGTCGCTGCCGAAATCATCGCTCAAATCAATGAACGTGCAATCCTGCACCTGGAAGCACCTGTGCTCCGCGTGACTGCTCCGGACACCGTGTATCCATTTGCGCAAGCAGAAGATATCTGGCTCCCGGATGTCAAGCGCGTCGTAGACGGTTTGACCCGCGTGCTCGATTTTTAA
- a CDS encoding small acid-soluble spore protein P, translating into MKKDHILDENPHETYNNSYEPMEQTGEPMPGSKKVKQKNHSRQIKTREG; encoded by the coding sequence ATGAAAAAGGATCATATCTTGGACGAAAACCCTCATGAAACCTATAACAACTCCTATGAACCCATGGAGCAGACAGGCGAGCCGATGCCCGGCTCCAAAAAGGTAAAGCAAAAAAATCACAGCCGCCAAATCAAAACGCGGGAAGGGTAA
- the pdhA gene encoding pyruvate dehydrogenase (acetyl-transferring) E1 component subunit alpha — translation MSVTTAVEQTGNNTPLQILAPDGTVVRPDLMPNLSDDELRELMRKMVFTRVWDQRAISLNRQGRLGFYAPVAGQEAAMIGSESALSKEDFILPSYRDIPQMVWHGFPMHKAFLYSRGHIEGGRIPEGVNVLMPQIIIAAQCTQATGVAMGYKLRGEKRVAINYFGDGATSQGDFYEGMNFAGVYKLPVIFFSQNNGYAISVPFEKQTAADNVAVKAKAAGIANARVDGMDILAVYHVVQEAKQRGINGEGATLIEAMTYRYGPHTMAGDDPTRYRTGEEQSEWEQKDPLIRFRKFLENKGLWSEKDEEAVIEEAKQAVADAIKKADEAPKMKVSELIDVMFETLPPELEEQKAEFLAKESK, via the coding sequence ATGAGCGTTACCACTGCTGTTGAACAAACAGGCAACAACACGCCGCTGCAAATTCTTGCTCCGGACGGTACAGTTGTTCGTCCTGATCTCATGCCTAACCTTTCCGATGATGAATTGCGCGAACTGATGCGCAAAATGGTCTTTACCCGTGTGTGGGACCAACGTGCAATCAGCTTGAACCGCCAAGGTCGTCTCGGTTTCTATGCGCCGGTTGCCGGACAGGAAGCGGCGATGATCGGTTCCGAGTCCGCACTTTCCAAAGAGGACTTCATCCTGCCAAGCTATCGCGATATCCCGCAAATGGTATGGCACGGCTTCCCGATGCATAAAGCATTCCTCTACTCCCGTGGACACATCGAGGGTGGACGCATTCCTGAGGGTGTCAATGTTCTGATGCCGCAAATTATTATCGCTGCACAATGTACGCAAGCGACAGGTGTAGCAATGGGTTACAAGCTTCGCGGTGAAAAACGTGTAGCCATCAACTACTTTGGTGACGGTGCGACCTCCCAGGGTGATTTCTACGAAGGCATGAACTTCGCAGGTGTATACAAGCTGCCTGTAATCTTCTTCTCGCAGAACAACGGTTACGCTATCTCTGTTCCATTTGAAAAGCAAACAGCAGCAGATAACGTCGCAGTAAAAGCAAAAGCGGCTGGTATCGCCAATGCGCGTGTAGACGGCATGGACATTCTCGCTGTATACCATGTGGTGCAAGAAGCAAAACAACGCGGTATCAACGGCGAGGGCGCTACCCTGATCGAAGCAATGACCTATCGCTATGGTCCGCACACCATGGCTGGTGACGACCCGACTCGTTATCGTACGGGTGAAGAGCAAAGCGAATGGGAACAAAAAGACCCGCTGATCCGCTTCCGCAAATTCCTGGAAAACAAAGGTCTGTGGAGCGAAAAAGACGAAGAAGCCGTCATCGAAGAAGCAAAACAAGCGGTTGCAGATGCGATCAAAAAAGCAGACGAAGCACCGAAAATGAAAGTAAGCGAACTGATCGATGTTATGTTCGAAACACTGCCGCCTGAACTGGAAGAGCAAAAGGCGGAATTTCTGGCAAAGGAGTCGAAGTAA
- a CDS encoding spore germination protein produces MMRSSQSPSKELTTSVGHNQQLLAELLGNSSDLVFQELPLAASNRKAIAVYLKGLVDQKFLFNRVYEVISSQLLNDAGENQRPYLERVNWFVQYASTFAQAFHTTNVEQIISELLHGNTCILIEEHAGAMVFGTSKEKSRSPEEPQSEALVRGPRIGFVEDLTENTALMRRRIKDPHLTFDSLIIGRRGRKEVVICYLRGVVNPDLVEEVRRRLKAIDIDDPIESGYIENYIQDHKYSPFPQIQNTERPDRVEGALLEGRVAILMEGTPFSLIVPVTFPMLMQSPEDYYERWIPTTLIRVLRYLALFFALFLPSLYIALVSYHQGLLPTKLAISIAGSREGVPFPTLFEALIMEVTIELLREAGVRLPKPVGQAVGIVGGLVIGQSAVEAGIVSPIMVIVVSLTAISSFAFPQYAVAISIRLLRFVMMFAASVLGLYGIILIFVLITSHMVKLYSFGVNYAAPYASTQHFSWKDLFIRAPLHLLLKHRPAMLKSLDRTRSGLSKKKGD; encoded by the coding sequence ATGATGCGATCAAGCCAATCCCCGTCAAAGGAACTCACCACCTCCGTCGGTCACAATCAGCAACTGCTGGCAGAGCTTCTGGGCAACAGTTCCGATCTCGTTTTTCAAGAATTGCCTCTTGCCGCATCGAATCGAAAGGCGATCGCTGTTTACCTAAAAGGTCTGGTTGACCAAAAATTTCTGTTCAATCGTGTTTATGAAGTGATCTCAAGCCAACTGCTCAATGACGCGGGAGAGAATCAAAGACCCTATCTGGAGCGTGTGAACTGGTTTGTGCAATATGCCAGCACATTTGCCCAAGCCTTTCATACGACCAATGTAGAGCAAATAATCTCAGAGCTTTTGCACGGGAATACCTGTATTCTGATCGAGGAGCATGCGGGGGCTATGGTTTTCGGAACGAGCAAAGAAAAATCTCGCTCGCCAGAAGAACCACAAAGCGAAGCTCTCGTCCGCGGCCCGCGAATTGGTTTCGTCGAAGATCTCACCGAAAATACAGCACTTATGCGACGTCGCATAAAAGACCCCCATCTGACGTTTGACTCCTTGATCATTGGCAGAAGGGGTCGCAAAGAAGTGGTTATCTGTTACTTGCGCGGAGTGGTGAATCCTGATTTGGTAGAGGAAGTACGGAGGAGATTGAAGGCGATCGATATCGATGACCCGATCGAATCCGGATATATCGAAAACTACATCCAGGACCACAAATACTCTCCTTTCCCCCAGATCCAGAACACTGAGCGTCCAGACAGGGTCGAAGGCGCACTTTTGGAGGGGCGCGTGGCGATCCTTATGGAAGGAACCCCTTTCTCGCTGATCGTCCCAGTAACCTTCCCCATGCTGATGCAGTCGCCTGAGGATTACTACGAGCGTTGGATTCCGACTACCCTGATCAGGGTGCTGCGTTATCTGGCGCTGTTTTTTGCACTCTTTTTGCCCTCTTTATACATCGCACTGGTCTCCTACCATCAAGGACTGCTCCCGACCAAGCTGGCCATCTCGATCGCCGGATCTCGTGAGGGCGTTCCGTTTCCCACCCTTTTTGAAGCGTTGATCATGGAGGTGACCATCGAGCTCTTGCGAGAGGCAGGAGTGCGCTTGCCAAAACCGGTTGGTCAGGCTGTCGGAATCGTTGGCGGTCTCGTGATTGGACAATCGGCTGTAGAAGCGGGAATCGTCAGTCCGATTATGGTCATCGTCGTTTCTCTGACCGCTATTTCATCCTTTGCCTTTCCCCAATACGCTGTTGCGATCTCGATCCGTCTGCTTCGTTTCGTGATGATGTTTGCGGCTTCCGTTTTGGGTCTTTACGGCATCATCCTGATTTTTGTACTGATTACTTCGCACATGGTAAAGCTGTACAGTTTCGGGGTGAATTATGCGGCTCCCTATGCATCCACTCAGCATTTTTCCTGGAAGGACTTGTTTATTCGGGCCCCTCTTCATCTTTTGTTAAAACATCGTCCTGCCATGCTCAAATCGCTTGACCGGACCCGCTCCGGTTTATCTAAGAAAAAAGGAGACTAA
- a CDS encoding ABC-F family ATP-binding cassette domain-containing protein: MSVLIVENLSHGFADRVLFRDVSFRLQPNDRVGLVGANGTGKSTMMGILTKQLIPDNGKIEWMPKVQYGYLDQHTKLQAGKTIRDVLKDAFLPLLQEEAEMLAIGEKMAEASPEELEELLERMGEIQDRLENSGFYLIDAKVDEIANALGLSAIGLDRDVAALSGGQRTKVLLAKLLLEKPSVLLLDEPTNYLDEEHITWLKGYLREYPYAFMLISHDTSFMNEVVNVIYHLEFTKLNRYTGNYESFLAQSETKRSQHFDAYERQQEEISKMEDFIARNKARASTTGRAKSRQKQLDRMERIDKPETAAKPTFIFKESRASSRFVFQAEDLAIGYTHPLLPKLTVSLERGEKVAVVGMNGVGKSTLLKTVLGMIPPLGGKLEQGDFLHPAYFEQEVKAKPITALDDVWNEFPHLNNHEVRGALARCGLKNEHINRSLTALSGGEQAKVRLCKLLQREANWLVFDEPTNHLDVVAKEELKRALREFKGTVLLVCHEPEFYEDWVTQVWNVEEWSLDQAKTAIKL; the protein is encoded by the coding sequence ATGAGTGTATTAATCGTTGAGAATTTGTCACACGGCTTCGCGGATCGCGTATTGTTCCGTGACGTATCGTTTCGTCTGCAGCCCAACGACCGGGTAGGTTTGGTGGGAGCAAATGGAACGGGAAAATCTACGATGATGGGCATTTTGACAAAGCAATTGATTCCGGATAACGGAAAAATCGAGTGGATGCCAAAAGTCCAATACGGCTATTTGGATCAGCACACAAAGCTTCAAGCGGGCAAAACCATTCGTGACGTGCTGAAGGATGCATTTCTGCCTTTGCTGCAAGAAGAAGCCGAAATGCTGGCCATCGGTGAAAAGATGGCAGAAGCTTCTCCTGAAGAGCTGGAGGAGCTTTTGGAACGGATGGGTGAAATTCAGGACCGTCTGGAAAATAGCGGTTTTTACCTGATTGATGCCAAAGTCGATGAGATTGCCAATGCCCTTGGACTGAGCGCGATTGGTCTGGACCGCGATGTAGCCGCTCTGTCAGGGGGGCAGCGGACCAAAGTGCTGCTCGCGAAGCTTTTGTTGGAAAAGCCGAGCGTCCTGCTCCTTGACGAGCCGACCAACTACCTGGACGAGGAGCACATTACGTGGCTCAAGGGCTACCTGAGAGAATATCCGTACGCCTTTATGTTGATTTCCCATGACACTTCCTTTATGAATGAAGTGGTCAATGTGATCTACCATTTGGAGTTCACCAAATTGAACCGCTATACCGGAAACTATGAGTCATTTTTGGCACAGTCCGAAACGAAGCGGTCCCAGCATTTTGACGCATATGAAAGGCAGCAGGAGGAAATCTCCAAAATGGAGGATTTCATCGCTCGCAACAAAGCACGGGCTTCGACGACTGGCCGCGCCAAAAGCCGCCAAAAGCAACTGGATCGGATGGAGCGGATCGATAAGCCGGAAACGGCAGCAAAACCAACCTTTATTTTCAAGGAATCGCGGGCCAGCAGCCGCTTCGTTTTCCAGGCAGAGGATTTGGCGATTGGCTATACCCATCCGCTGTTGCCCAAGCTGACAGTGAGCTTGGAGCGGGGGGAAAAGGTGGCTGTCGTGGGGATGAACGGTGTGGGTAAATCAACCTTGCTCAAGACCGTTCTGGGCATGATTCCGCCGCTGGGCGGCAAGCTGGAGCAAGGTGACTTTTTGCACCCGGCTTATTTTGAGCAGGAAGTCAAAGCAAAGCCGATTACAGCACTGGACGATGTATGGAATGAGTTTCCGCATCTGAACAACCATGAGGTTCGCGGGGCACTGGCCCGATGCGGTCTGAAGAATGAGCATATCAACCGTTCCTTGACCGCGCTGTCCGGGGGAGAGCAGGCGAAGGTGCGTCTATGCAAACTGCTGCAGCGCGAAGCGAACTGGCTCGTGTTTGACGAGCCGACCAACCACTTGGACGTCGTCGCCAAAGAAGAGCTGAAGCGGGCATTGCGTGAATTCAAGGGAACCGTCCTGCTGGTGTGCCACGAACCGGAATTCTACGAGGATTGGGTCACTCAGGTTTGGAACGTGGAAGAGTGGAGCTTGGATCAAGCGAAGACCGCGATCAAGCTCTAG